One window from the genome of Nicotiana sylvestris chromosome 9, ASM39365v2, whole genome shotgun sequence encodes:
- the LOC138878325 gene encoding uncharacterized protein, producing MAPYEALYGIWYRSPVGCFEPGEARLLGTNLVQDALDKVKLIQDRLRMAQSRQKSYANMKVRDISYMVREKKYVSDMSHILDFSTVQLDSDLTYDVEPVAIFGQQVRKLRSKTWLQRRCSGEISQFRR from the exons atggctccatatgaggctttgtatgggataTGGTACCGATCTCCGGTGGGTTgttttgagccaggtgaggctagactattgggtactaacttggttcaggatgctttggacaaggttaaattgatcCAGGATCGGCTTCGCATGGCGcaatctagacagaagagttatgccaatatgaaggttcgtgatatttctTACATGGTTAGGGAGAAG aagtatGTCAGTGATAtgtctcatattttggattttagcacggttcagttggacagtgatttgacttatgatgtggagccggtggcaATTTTTGGTCagcaagttcgaaagttgaggtcaaagacaTGGCTTCAgcgaaggtgcagtggagagatcAGCCAGTTCAGGAGGTAA